A portion of the Lathamus discolor isolate bLatDis1 chromosome 5, bLatDis1.hap1, whole genome shotgun sequence genome contains these proteins:
- the KIF3C gene encoding kinesin-like protein KIF3C, with the protein MAGKPRSGCEALKVVARCRPMSRKEEAAGYERVLELDVKLGQVSIRNPRASPGELPKTFTFDAVYDASSKQADLYDETVRPLIDAVLQGFNGTVFAYGQTGTGKTYTMQGAWAEPEKRGIIPSSFEHIFTHISRSQNQQYLVRASYLEIYQEEIRDLLAKDQSKKLELKENPETGVYIKDLSSFVTKNVKEIEHVMNLGSQTRSVGSTNMNEHSSRSHAIFLITIECSETGPDGEEHIRVGKLNLVDLAGSERQSKMGAHGERPKEASKINLSLSALGNVISALVDGRSTHIPYRDSKLTRLLQDSLGGNAKTIMVATLGPASHSYDESLSTLRFANRAKNIKNKPRVNEDPKDTLLREFQEEIVRLKAQLEKRGMLGKKRRRSSRKKKVMDGESAAENEGEDDNEDGLEKNMESYLKEQKERLEEEKAAIQDDHSLVSEEKQKLLQEKEKMIEDLRKEQEATELLATKYKAMESKLLIGGRTIVDHTNEQQKMLELKRQEIAEQKRREREMQQEMLLRDEETMELRETYTSLQQEVEIKTKKLKKLYAKLQAVKAEIQDQHDEYIRVRQDLEEAQNEQTRELKLKYLIIENFIPPEEKNKIMNRLYFDGDEDQWKFQPLVPTGGNSNQMKKRPTSAVGYKRPISQFARVAMAMGSHPRYRAENIMFLELDLSPPAIFEFERSRDPAEQDPRALHLERLMHLDSFLERPVASRVRKSRSWCQTPRSLPSSTTHVSLTSSSPCAATTPAQE; encoded by the exons atggCCGGTAAGCCCCGCAGCGGCTGCGAGGCGCTGAAGGTGGTGGCCCGGTGCCGCCCGatgagcaggaaggaggaggcGGCGGGCTACGAGCGCGTCCTGGAGCTGGATGTGAAGCTGGGGCAGGTGAGCATCCGGAACCCCCGCGCGTCCCCCGGGGAGCTGCCCAAGACCTTCACCTTCGACGCTGTCTACGACGCCAGCTCCAAGCAGGCAGACCTCTACGACGAGACGGTCCGGCCGCTCATAGACGCCGTGCTGCAGGGCTTCAATGGCACCGTCTTCGCCTATGGCCAGACGGGCACCGGCAAGACCTACACCATGCAGGGGGCCTGGGCGGAGCCCGAGAAGCGGGGCATCATCCCCAGCTCCTTTGAGCACATCTTCACCCACATCTCCCGCTCGCAGAACCAGCAGTACCTGGTGAGGGCCTCGTACCTGGAGATCTACCAGGAGGAGATCAGGGACCTCCTTGCCAAGGACCAGAGCAAGAAGCTGGAGCTGAAGGAGAACCCCGAGACGGGGGTGTACATCAAGGACCTCTCCTCCTTCGTCACCAAGAACGTGAAGGAGATTGAGCATGTGATGAACCTGGGGAGCCAGACACGGTCAGTAGGTAGCACCAACATGAACGAGCACAGCTCCCGCTCCCACGCCATCTTCCTCATCACCATCGAGTGCAGTGAGACGGGGCCGGATGGCGAGGAGCACATCCGTGTGGGCAAGCTCAACCTGGTGGACCTGGCTGGCAGCGAGCGCCAGAGCAAAATGGGGGCCCACGGAGAGCGCCCCAAGGAAGCATCCAAGATCAACCTCTCCCTCTCTGCCCTGGGCAATGTCATCTCCGCCCTCGTGGATGGCAGGAGCACACACATCCCCTACAGGGACTCCAAACTGACCCGCCTGCTGCAGGACTCCCTTGGGGGCAACGCCAAGACAATCATGGTGGCCACCTTAGGCCCAGCCTCTCACAGCTACGACGAGAGCCTCTCCACCCTCAGGTTCGCCAACAGGGCCAAGAACATCAAGAACAAGCCCCGGGTGAACGAGGACCCCAAAGACACCTTGCTGCGGGAGTTTCAGGAGGAGATTGTCCGGCTGAAAGCCCAGCTAGAGAAACGTGGCATGttggggaagaagaggagaaggagcagcCGGAAGAAGAAGGTGATGGATGGAGAAAGTGCTGCAGAGAACGAAGGGGAGGATGACAATGAGGACGGCCTGGAGAAGAACATGGAGAGCTACTTGAAGGAGCAGAAGGAGAGactggaagaggagaaagccGCTATCCAGGATGACCACAGCCTGGTGAGCGAGGAGAAGCAAAAGCTGCttcaggagaaggagaagatgaTTGAGGATCTGCGGAAGGAgcaggaggccacggagctactggccaccaagtaCAAG GCAATGGAGAGCAAGCTGCTCATCGGCGGCAGGACCATCGTGGACCACACTAATGAGCAGCAGAAGATGCTGGAACTGAAACGACAGGAGATAGCTGAGCAG aaacGCCGGGAGCGGGAGatgcagcaggagatgctgctgcgGGACGAGGAGACCATGGAGCTGCGGGAGACTTAcacctccctgcagcaggaggtggAGATCAAAACCAAGAAGCTGAAGAAG ctGTATGCCAAGCTGCAGGCTGTGAAGGCAGAGATCCAGGACCAGCACGACGAGTACATCCGTGTGCGGCAGGACCTGGAGGAGGCACAGAATGAGCAGACACGGGAGCTGAAGCTCAA GTACTTGATCATCGAGAACTTCATCCCaccagaggagaaaaacaagatcATGAACCGCCTGTACTTTGATGGTGATGAAGACCAGTGGAAGTTCCAGCCACTCGTGCCCACCGGAGG AAACAGCAACCAAATGAAGAAGCGGCCTACCTCTGCAGTGGGGTACAAGAGACCCATCAGCCAATTTGCCCGTGTGGCCATGGCCATGGGATCTCATCCTCGATACCGG GCTGAGAATATCATGTTCTTGGAGCTGGACCTCTCCCCGCCAGCTATCTTTGAGTTTGAGCGGAGTAGGGACCCGGCAGAGCAGGACCCCCGGGCTCTGCACCTGGAGAGGCTGATGCACCTGGACAGCTTCCTGGAGCGGCCGGTGGCCTCCCGGGTGAGGAAGTCCCGTTCCTG GTGCCAGACGCCGCGGTCACTGCCATCCTCAACCACTCATGTCTCCCTCACCTCCAGCTCCCCATGCGCCGCCACAACGCCAGCTCAGGAGTGA